The Mesorhizobium sp. INR15 region TATGTTGCGCCGCATCACAACATCTCGAGGAAATCACATGCGCTATCTGCATACCATGGTCCGCGTCGCCGATGTCGATGCCTCGCTCGATTTCTACTGCGGCAAGCTTGGCCTCAAGGAGGTACGGCGCTACGAGAACGAGCAAGGACGCTTCACGTTGATCTTCCTCGCCGCCTCCGAAGATGAGCAGAGCGGCATCGCCGACAAGGCGCCGCTGGTCGAGTTGACCTACAATTGGGACCCGGAAGACTACAAGGGCGGGCGGAATTTCGGCCATCTCGCCTATGAGGTCGACGATATCTACGCCACCTGCCAGCAGTTGATGGACAAGGGCGTCACCATCAACCGGCCACCCCGCGATGGCAACATGGCCTTCATCAAGTCACCGGACGGCATCTCGATCGAGCTCCTGCAGAAAGGCCCGGCCAAGGCGAAGGCCGAACCCTGGGCATCGATGGCCAATACCGGCAGTTGGTAACCGCCAAGCTTCGCCGGACCAGATGGCCGGCGGCTGGCGTTTGGCACGACAATGCCTATCTATGCCGATGTAATGCCGGCCTGACGGCTGGCGCTTTCATGCGAATGGGCGGTTGCCCACGGAGAACTCACTTATGCCGACCAGCCGTGCCGACGTCGCCACCGAACATGCGAGCCGCTATCTGCAGCAGCTCTGCAAACACTGGGCACACAAGTTTCCCGTTGAATTTGATCCGAACCATGGCGTCATCGACCTGTCGATGGGCCGCACGGTGATGGACGCGGACGCGGCGACGCTCCACATCACGGTGACCACGGAAGACGCCGGTTCGATCGGCCGCCTGGAAGAAGTCGTGGCCGACCACATCAAGCGCTTCGCCTTCCGCGAGGAATTGACCTTCAACTGGGCCCAGGCGCCCGCGGCCTAAGCCTCGGGCTCAGCCACCGCCTGCCTTCGCAGCCATCTCCAGCAACGCCTGCACCGTGCGCCAGTTACGCGCGGTGCCCGGTACCTTGAGCACGCGCGGGATGAGATTGGCGAACTTCGATTCACCAAGCCCTTCCGGTGCGTGCAGGTAAAGCACATCGCGCTTGATCTGGAACGCTTCGGGACCGACGCATTTCTCGGTGAGTTGTGCCGTCTCTTCGGCGGTCGGCTCGCGCTCCAGCACATAGGCGTGGAGCTTCTTCGGTTCGCCAGCGATTTCCGGATAGGGATTTTCCTTCGCCAACCGCTCGAACCAGTCGGCATCCCGCACCATGATGCGCGAATAGAAACCCCATTTTTTCTCGAAAGCCGCCTCGATCTCTTTCGTCAGTTCGGGCGCATCACCCGTCCGCGCCCTGAACACGGCGTTGCCGCTCTGCACATAAGTGGCGACATCGGTAAAGCCGAGCGTCTCGAAAAACGCCCGCAGCTCCGCCATCTTGACGATGCGGTTGCCACCGACATTGATGCCGGAAAACAGCGCGACGAATACCTTGCCCTTCGGGCTCATATGATGAAGCCCGCCAATGTCTCGTTGTCGGTAATGTCCTGATACTGGACGCCCTCGGCTTCGAAATTCGCCTTCAGCAGGTCGAAGTTGCGGCGGTCCTTGGTTTCGATGCCGATCAGCACCGAACCAAAATTACGCGCTGACTTCTTCAGATATTCGAAGCGGGCGATGTCGTCGTCCGGGCCCAGCATGTCGAGGAAGTCGCGCAGCGCGCCTGGCCGTTGCGGGAAGCGGATGATGAAGTATTTCTTCAGCCCTTCGAAGCGCAGCGCTCTCTCCTTCACATCCGGCAGCCGTTCGAAGTCGAAATTGCCGCCGGAGACCACGGCGACGATGGTCTTGCCCCTGATATCCTTCTTCGAGAAATCCTTCAGCGCATCGATCGTCAGCGCACCCGCCGGTTCCAGCACGACACCCTCGATATTCAGCATCTCGATCATGGTCGCGCAAAGCCGGTTCTCGGGGATCAGCCGCACCGTGTCTGCAGCAAACTCCTTGAGGTGTCGCAAAGGCTCGCGGCCGATCTCGGCCACCGCAGCGCCATCGACGAAATTGTCGACCTTGGCCAGCTTGAGCCGTTTCCCGGCGCCAAGGCTTTCGCGAAGGCTTGGCGCCCCCGCCGGCTCGCAGAACACGAAACGTGTTTCACGGCCCTGATCGGCGAAATAGTGCGTAACGCCGGCGGCCAGGCCGCCGCCGCCAACCGGCAGCATGATGATGTCGGGCATGCGCGCGCCGGGCATCTGGTCTGATATCTCGTAAGCCACGGTCGCCTGGCCCTCGATGATATCCTTGTGGTCGAAGGGCGGCACCATATGGGCACCAGCCGTTTCGGTGAATTCGAAAGCGGCGCGGTAGCAGTCGTCGAAAAAGTCGCCAACCAGCCTGATCTCGACGAATTCACCGCCAAACAGCCGCGTCTTGTCGATCTTCTGTTGCGGCGTCGTCACCGGCATGAACACCACGCCCTTCTTGCCGAAGTGGCGACAGACGAAAGCAAAGCCCTGGGCATGATTGCCGGCGGAGGCGCAGACGAAAAGTTCGGCCTCGTTGCCGGCGGCAAGCGCCTTGCGGAAGAAGTTGAAGGCGCCCCTGATCTTGTAGGAGCGCACCGGCGACAGATCCTCACGCTTTAACAGAATGCGCGCACCGGTCTTCTTCGACAGGTAGTCGTTTTCCTGCAACGGTGTTTCCGGGAATATCTGGCGGATCGCGGCCGTGGCCGTGGCGACGCGTGTGGAGAAACTGTTCATCTGGAAATCACCTGACAGGGCATGACTTTGACAAAGCCTGTATCATTGATTGGGCCCGTCAGCGCTTGTTTGTTAGGAGCCTGGTTCGCCGCGGGTGTTCGGTCTCCGCCTATTGCATGTCTGGCTCGACGACGCCATTGTCCAGCCAGCCATGCACCCCGGTGACGGGGAATTCGCGGAATCCTTGCAAGCACTTGGAGGCGTTTGTTCATGCCTGTCGCTTCGGTTGACCTGAAATCGATGAGCTTGCCACATTTTGGCGAGCCGACCGTAATGCCGTTGCTGGCCCGCGCCGCTTACGAAACGCGCATCGAGACGCTGTTGCTGCGAGGCGCGAAAGCTGGCTTCGATGTATTCGCCGTCTATGGCGACCGCGAACACGCGGCCAATGTCGCCTATCTCTCGGGCTATGACCCTCGTTTCGAGGAAACACTGCTGGTCATCGTTCCGGGCCGCCAGCCAAAACTTCTCGTTGGCAATGAGGGCTGGGGCTATGCCGAGATTTGCGCGGGGCCCTATGAGCGTATCCTCTACCAGACGTTCTCGCTGCCGGCGCAGCCGCGTGACCGCTCGCAAGCGCTCCTGGATATTCTTGCCGACTGCGGCCTGAGGGCCGGCCAACGGATCGGCGCCATCGGCTGGAAGCCGTTTGGACCGGGCGATGCCGGTTTTGGCGAGACGGCATTGGACCTGCCCTCCTTCATCGCGGACACATTGCGGGCGCTTGCCGGCGACAAAGGCGCGGTGGTCAATGCAGCCAATCTCCTGATGAACCCCACCGACGGCCTGCGCGCCATCAACGAAGCCGACCAGTTGGCCTCGTTCGAATTCGCGGCCACCTTCACCTCACAGGGGTTGCGCAATGTCTTGCAAGACATCGAACCCGGCATGACAGAATTGCAGGCGGCACGGCTGATGGGCATGAACGGCCTGCCGCTTGGCTGCCATCCGATGCTGTCGGCGGGAAAGCGGGCCGCCTATGGCTTGCCCAGCCCGCGCCTCGACATCATCAAGCGCGGCGATCCGGTGACCATGGCCTACGGCATCCACGGTGCACTCAATGCTCGCGCCGGGTTCCTGGTCGAAGCGGCATCCGAGCTCCCGCAAGCCATTGGCGACTATGTCGAAAGGCTGGTCGCTCCCTACTTCGCCGCCGTTGTCGACTGGTATGAGACGATCGGCATCGGCGTCACGGGCGGTGCCTTATGG contains the following coding sequences:
- a CDS encoding M24 family metallopeptidase, whose amino-acid sequence is MPVASVDLKSMSLPHFGEPTVMPLLARAAYETRIETLLLRGAKAGFDVFAVYGDREHAANVAYLSGYDPRFEETLLVIVPGRQPKLLVGNEGWGYAEICAGPYERILYQTFSLPAQPRDRSQALLDILADCGLRAGQRIGAIGWKPFGPGDAGFGETALDLPSFIADTLRALAGDKGAVVNAANLLMNPTDGLRAINEADQLASFEFAATFTSQGLRNVLQDIEPGMTELQAARLMGMNGLPLGCHPMLSAGKRAAYGLPSPRLDIIKRGDPVTMAYGIHGALNARAGFLVEAASELPQAIGDYVERLVAPYFAAVVDWYETIGIGVTGGALWKAVHDRIGDPFFGVTLNPGHLVHIDEWMHSPVFSGSDIKLRSGMALQVDIIPATGTDYFTSNIEDGIALADEPLRHEIAALYPEAWSRIEARRAFMTDVLGIRLRPEVLPFSNIPAFLPSFWLSRNSAMAVARR
- a CDS encoding DUF2218 domain-containing protein gives rise to the protein MPTSRADVATEHASRYLQQLCKHWAHKFPVEFDPNHGVIDLSMGRTVMDADAATLHITVTTEDAGSIGRLEEVVADHIKRFAFREELTFNWAQAPAA
- the gloA gene encoding lactoylglutathione lyase; amino-acid sequence: MRYLHTMVRVADVDASLDFYCGKLGLKEVRRYENEQGRFTLIFLAASEDEQSGIADKAPLVELTYNWDPEDYKGGRNFGHLAYEVDDIYATCQQLMDKGVTINRPPRDGNMAFIKSPDGISIELLQKGPAKAKAEPWASMANTGSW
- a CDS encoding DUF1697 domain-containing protein translates to MSPKGKVFVALFSGINVGGNRIVKMAELRAFFETLGFTDVATYVQSGNAVFRARTGDAPELTKEIEAAFEKKWGFYSRIMVRDADWFERLAKENPYPEIAGEPKKLHAYVLEREPTAEETAQLTEKCVGPEAFQIKRDVLYLHAPEGLGESKFANLIPRVLKVPGTARNWRTVQALLEMAAKAGGG
- the ilvA gene encoding threonine ammonia-lyase IlvA, with the translated sequence MNSFSTRVATATAAIRQIFPETPLQENDYLSKKTGARILLKREDLSPVRSYKIRGAFNFFRKALAAGNEAELFVCASAGNHAQGFAFVCRHFGKKGVVFMPVTTPQQKIDKTRLFGGEFVEIRLVGDFFDDCYRAAFEFTETAGAHMVPPFDHKDIIEGQATVAYEISDQMPGARMPDIIMLPVGGGGLAAGVTHYFADQGRETRFVFCEPAGAPSLRESLGAGKRLKLAKVDNFVDGAAVAEIGREPLRHLKEFAADTVRLIPENRLCATMIEMLNIEGVVLEPAGALTIDALKDFSKKDIRGKTIVAVVSGGNFDFERLPDVKERALRFEGLKKYFIIRFPQRPGALRDFLDMLGPDDDIARFEYLKKSARNFGSVLIGIETKDRRNFDLLKANFEAEGVQYQDITDNETLAGFII